The Shewanella halotolerans region CCGTAGAATATGAAAATGGCTATCCTACCTATGAGTTTGTCGATAATGATGAAAAACTGGCCACCACACTGAAACAGCTACTCACCGCACTGCCTGGCCATCAAGTTCATCTCGTCAGCCAGACCAACGACATGAGCAAACTGATCATCAAGGCTTTCAACGATAGAAATCCTGGCGACTACTACATATTCGATGCCACCAGCAAGAAACTTGAATATCTAGTCTCACAAAAGAAATGGTTAGATCCCGATAAGATGGCCGAGATGAAGCCAATAAGCTTCACCGCCAGAGACGGTAAAGTGATCAACGGTTATCTCACACTGCCCTATGGGAAAGAGGCTAAGAATCTGCCGCTCGTGGTCAATCCTCACGGCGGTCCTCATGGTCCAAGAGACTGGTGGGGCTTTGACGACCAAAACCAGTTGATCGCTAGTCAAGGCGCGGCCGTGCTGCAGGTAAACTTTCGCGGTTCGGGCGGCTATGGTAAAGCATTTGAGCATGCTGGCCACCAGAAATGGGGCTCGGAAATCCAGTACGATATTATCGATGCCACCAAACATGTCATCGAACAAGGCATAGTGGACAAAGAGCGAATCTGTATTGTCGGTGGCAGTTTCGGTGGATACTCGGCGCTACAAAGCCCAATCCTGGCACCGGATCTCTTTAAGTGCGCCATAGGCTTCGCCGGTGTCTATGATCTCGAGTTGATGTTCAGCGAAGGGGACGTACAGGGCCGCCGCGCGGGTGAGCGCTACCTGAAGCAGGTACTGGGTGAAAACCAAGCCATGCTTGAGCAGATGTCACCCAGCAAGAACGTCGATAAGCTTAAGGTCAACTTGCTGCTGGTGCACGGCGGTGAAGATGAGCGAGCGCCAATCGAACAGCTCGAAGCGCTTGAAGAGGGGCTCAAGAAACACAACTACCCTTATCAGAAACTGGTCATGGACGATGAGGGCCATGGCTTCTATAACGATGAACATAGGGCGAAATACTACCGCCAGATGATGAGCTTCCTCAAAGACAACCTTAAGCTCTAAACCCCATAAAAACCCCAAAAGCCGATTGCCACAATCGGCTTTTTTGTTAATCCCCTAGTAATTCTGGGTATAAATTACCCGCAATTCAGGGTATCCTCCCTGACCCGCCGCCCTATGTTTACTGGCGCCGGACAGGCTATAATGAATATCTTAAAGGTTAATTTGTTAAAAACATTAGTAAATTAACCTTACTGAATAGACCACTATCTGATGGTGGAGGACACGATGGCATTAAGTGAAGCAGCACAGCAGGTGCAAACTGCATTATTAGAGCGCGGTCTCGAGACGCCCATGGTCCCGTGCGGACTGAGCAGCGAGGCGCGCAAGGAAAAGATTGAGCACCATATGCGCGAGATCTTAACCTTAATGTCACTGGATCTGCGCGACGACAGCCTGGTCGAGACCCCTAAGCGTATCGCCAAGATGTATGTCGATGAGATCTTCTCGGGCCTGGATTACGAGAACTTCCCCAAGATCACGGTTATCGAAAACAAGATGGGCTTCGATGAGATGGTCAAGGTCAACGACATCAGCCTCACCAGCACCTGTGAGCACCACCTGGTGACCATAGACGGCGTAGCTACCGTGGCCTACCTGCCGCGCAAGAACATCATAGGCCTGTCTAAGATCAACCGTATCGTGCGCTTCTTTGCCCAGCGCCCACAGGTGCAGGAGCGCCTGACACAACAGGTTTTGGTGGCGCTGCAGACACTGCTTGAGACAAAAGATGTGGCAGTCAAGATGGATGCGGTGCACTACTGCGTTAAATCCCGCGGCGTGATGGACTCTACCAGCACCACAACCACCACGGCCCTGGGCGGCATCTTCAAGTCGAATCCGGCCACCCGCGCCGAGTTCCTGAGTAATTAAACCATGTTGGTTTAAGCATATTCCGCCCAATAAAAAACGCTGCCTAGGCAGCGTTTTTTTGTATCACAACAATTGGTACCGATTAGATACCGTATTGGTCGCGATAGGCGCTCACCGCTGCCAACTGCGCTTCCATGCCTGGTTTTTCCGACAGGTAGTTGATCAGATCTTCCAGCTTGATGATAGAGACGATATTGCAGCCGAAATCGCGCTCGACTTCCTGGATTGCCGACAGCTCGCCCTTGCCTTTCTCCTGACGATCCAGCGCAATCAACACACCCGCCAACTCGGCATTGTGGGCCTCGATAATCTCCATAGATTCGCGAATCGCGGTACCAGCGGTGATCACATCGTCCACCAGCATCACACGGCCCTTAAGCTCGCTGCCCACCAGACTGCCACCCTCGCCGTGATCTTTCTTCTCCTTACGGTTAAAGCAGTAAGGCATGTCGATATCATGGTGATCGCACAGAGCCACCGCCGTGGTGGTCGCAATAGGGATACCCTTGTA contains the following coding sequences:
- the folE gene encoding GTP cyclohydrolase I FolE — its product is MALSEAAQQVQTALLERGLETPMVPCGLSSEARKEKIEHHMREILTLMSLDLRDDSLVETPKRIAKMYVDEIFSGLDYENFPKITVIENKMGFDEMVKVNDISLTSTCEHHLVTIDGVATVAYLPRKNIIGLSKINRIVRFFAQRPQVQERLTQQVLVALQTLLETKDVAVKMDAVHYCVKSRGVMDSTSTTTTTALGGIFKSNPATRAEFLSN
- a CDS encoding alpha/beta hydrolase family protein, with protein sequence MKLIQSFSLACLCLISSQATASNKDITELFSRSAEFSNVQISPDGDYLSAITSHEGKHMLMILDAKTKKPTNVVRFPDNAQVGQYVWVNNERVVLAKEYLKGWSDHPIYYGELMAVNADGSKPTYLFGYKGGEQQTGSRIKKNTAIQATAYILDPMPEDDRYMLIQALPWGSGSANTMENLQQVYRVDVYKGTRRKIATSPISYARFLPDHDGEVRFVSGTRDYVSSQLYYRKDDEWVDTDKLNLNLDDITPIAFGDDENSVYVLGSENGKPKGVYLVDIKNGKKQLISQDKVVDPSNVWINRVNKQLYAVEYENGYPTYEFVDNDEKLATTLKQLLTALPGHQVHLVSQTNDMSKLIIKAFNDRNPGDYYIFDATSKKLEYLVSQKKWLDPDKMAEMKPISFTARDGKVINGYLTLPYGKEAKNLPLVVNPHGGPHGPRDWWGFDDQNQLIASQGAAVLQVNFRGSGGYGKAFEHAGHQKWGSEIQYDIIDATKHVIEQGIVDKERICIVGGSFGGYSALQSPILAPDLFKCAIGFAGVYDLELMFSEGDVQGRRAGERYLKQVLGENQAMLEQMSPSKNVDKLKVNLLLVHGGEDERAPIEQLEALEEGLKKHNYPYQKLVMDDEGHGFYNDEHRAKYYRQMMSFLKDNLKL
- the pyrE gene encoding orotate phosphoribosyltransferase, coding for MKAYQREFIEFALERQVLRFGEFTLKSGRTSPYFFNAGLFNTGRDLARLGRFYAAALVDSGIEYDLLFGPAYKGIPIATTTAVALCDHHDIDMPYCFNRKEKKDHGEGGSLVGSELKGRVMLVDDVITAGTAIRESMEIIEAHNAELAGVLIALDRQEKGKGELSAIQEVERDFGCNIVSIIKLEDLINYLSEKPGMEAQLAAVSAYRDQYGI